Sequence from the Gemmatimonadaceae bacterium genome:
AGTATCGCGGCACCGCCTTCTTCCAGTGCTACACCACCTGCCAGCCGGAGCACGGCGTGGGCGACAACATGAGCGCCGATCAGGCGAGCATGGTGCGCGATGCGCGTGGTGTGCCGGAGTTCGTCTTCAACCCGCGCAAGGGCGAGACGATGCAGGAAGCGTTCGACCTCAAGGGCAACCCGAGCCTCGACCGCGACTGGTGGCACACCAAATACGCCAGCAACGGCGAAGCGTTCACCTTTGGCGTGGCGCACTGGGCGCTCACCGAGGGCCGTTTCCGCAAGCACCTCAGCGAGGTGAAGGAAGCCGACATCGCGGGCATGACGCCGATGCACGACCAGCTGATGTTCGTCACGCAGGACGACGTCACCTACCGCCGCGTCTTCGACCCATCACACCGCAGCTACATCCCCAACCTCGGCTGCTACATCAAGGTCGAACGGAAGGGCGCGTTCAAGTACTACGCGGTGACTCGGCAGATGGTGCTCTTCGCCGTGGAACGCCGGAAGGCCTGGCGCATGCTGCAAAGCAAGGCCGGTATCATCAACAAGGACTACCTCGCCCAGAAGGCGCTGCTGGCGCGCATCGATCGTGGTGAACTCACGGTCGCCGACGCAAAGGCGAATCTGGCGGCGTTGCTGGCGGAGACGGTGTCCTGAGGGGCAACTCGAGAACTGGCCACGGATGACACGGAAACGCACGGCTCCTTCAGCGCGAGCTGAGGGAACCGCGTGTTTCCGTGTCATCCGTGGCAGTTACTATCGAGTCGTCGTATCGCTCAGCACGACACGCGCCGACCGGTACGGCTGCCAGTCGCGCCCCCAATCCACGCCCACGACGTCGAACGAGAGTCGGGTGCCGTCCACGTGCACGATGAGGAAGTGGTACGGGTTGTCCCCCGCCTGCATGCCCGGCTTTACGAGGTGGGTGAGACGCACCGAGTCGGCACCGGCGTCGCGGATATACTGGCGCGTATCGGGCTCACCCTGATACGTGTACAGCGGGGCCCCACCGCCGCCGCTGACGATGTGGTCCATGCGCTGCGGCGCGCCCGAGGCGTCGCGATAGCGTTCGACCCAGTGTTCGAACAGATGCTCATGCCCCGTAAGCAGCAGCCGCACCTTGTGCTTGCGGAAGAGCGGCATGTACCTGGCGCGCACCGCAGCTGTGGGGCGCTCCACGATCGATCCGCCGTGCGGCCCCGACGAAAAGGCCGGGTGGTGTGAGAACACCACCACATTCGTATAGCGCTTCCGGTCGAGCCCTTCGAGCTGTTGCTGCACCCAGCCGAACTGCACCGTGTCTTCGGCGATGTTCGAGTCGAAGGCGATGACGAAGGTGTTGCCGTAGCCGAAGGCGTACGTCGGATAACCGCGGAGGCGCCGCACATTGCCGTCGGCGGGGATCAGCCCACCCACCGCGCGCAGATAGTTGGCCAGCCCTTCCTTGCGCCCCGGGTTCTCGAGATCGCCGGCCGCGGTCACGTCATGGTTGCCCGGCGCCAGATAGTAGGGCACGCCGCCGGCCGTGGTGATGCGGTTGATCAGGCTGACGAAGCTCACGTTCCACTGCTTCGGATCGCGACCATTCACCACGGCGTCGCCGCTCTGCAGCACGAATCGGACCAGGTCGGGCCCCTTCTCGAGTCGCGTGATCGCGCGGAGCATTTCGTCCACCACGAGGCTGTGCTCGTACTGCTCCGCCTGGCCATCGCGGCGGCCGCGCGTGTCGCCATAGGCGATGAACGAGAAGCGGGTAACGCCCGCACTCTGCGCTTCCGGCGGGAGCGGGCGCGTGGGTTTGGCGATGGCGATGACGGAGTCGCGCGGAGCGACCCCCTGGGCCGTCGCGGAGCACGGCAGCAGGATGGCGGCGATCGCCACCGAGAGAGGGAGAGAGCGCATCCCCGGAATTCCCTCTCCGGAGCGCGATCACGCAAGGAGTGGCCGGAAAGACCGCGTCGCGCGGCCCCCGTCAGCGCCGGCTAGTCGACGCGCGTGAACACAAAGTCGGCATTGCGGGCATCGTTCGCCGACCCGGGGCACGACCCGCCCATGCCGGAGTTCATCACCAGTGTGCGGGCGTCACTGACGCGCACGCGGTAGGCGCCGATGCTCCGCCCATTCTCGGTGGCCGAGGTGATCATGATCGTGGGCACCGCGACCGAATAACCGGCGTCGCGCACGCCCACCCATTGCCAGCGCCCGATCGTCACCGTGGGCGACACGCTTTCCGGCGCTCCGTTGGCGGTGCGGATGAGCGCCAACGACCGGCGGAACTCGCCGGAGGCGCCGAGGCGAATGGTATCCTGCAGCGTGGTGACCCAGCGGGTGCCGCTGCAGACGTGATCGAAGATGACCACCGGCGCGCTTTGACCGTCCGCACTGCTCAGCACATACGTGACCGGGCCCGTGGTCAGCGTGGCGGCAAGGGCGCGCTCGAGGTCGGCCTGCGGGGTGGCGGCCGGTGCCGTGGTGTCGGCGCACGAAGCCGCGCCAACGAGGAGCAGTACCGCGGCGAAGGTCGCATTGGCCCGCATCGAGCACACTCCGCGTGGTAGAGACGTCGGCCGCCTGACCCTCGCGGACCTACTTGGGGAAGCTCCCGACCAGGGGGCCTCGCGTCAAGCGATCGCGGCCGTGGCCGCCGGCAACGACAAACGCCCCGCCACCGAAGTGACGAGGCGTCTGGCAAAGAGCGGGCGACCGGACTCGAACCGGCGACGTCCAGCTTGGGAAGCTGGCATTCTACCAACTGAATTACGCCCGCGACGGAATGGGAAGGTAGCCGCCGGTCCGCCGGGCTACAAGCCTCCCTCCACCCTCCTACCCCTCAACCCAGTCCCGGTTCAGCCGCCGGGATGCCAGGAACAACAGCACCGACGCCATCACGTAGAACCCGGCCCCGTAGTACAGCGCGTAGCGCATCGACTCGGCCCCGTACTGGGGCGCCAGCCGGTCGCTCAGGAAGCCGAAGATCCAGAGCCCCACGGCAATGCCGAGCAGGTTGTTGATCAGCAGAAAGAGCGAATTGACCGTCGTGCGCATCGACGCCGGCGCCAGATGCTGGACCGCACCGAGGACCGGGCCGAGCCAGGCGAGATTGAGCCCCGTCGGCACGAGGAACAACGCGAACGCCCAGACCAGCGACGTCGTGTTCATCGCCGCATACGCGAACGGCAGCGCGACCAGAAAGCACACGGCGGGCGTGAGCGCATACGCGGCCCGCGTACGCCTGGCGAACCGATCGGCAAAGGCCCCACCCAGCCAGATGCCAACCACGCCGCCGACGAGCGTGATCGCGCCGTAGTACCAGCTCGTCTGCGTGAGCGTGAGCCCGAGGCTGCGAATGAAGAAGCTGGGGAGCCAGAAGGCCACGCCGTAGCCGCAGATCGACGAACAGGCGGCACCCAGCGCGAGCAGCCAGAAGGTGGGCTTGGGGAAAACGGTGGCCATCACGCTGGCGAGTGACGGCGCCGGTGCGGTGGACACCGCGCCGTCCAATCCACCACGCGGCGGGTCCTTCACCACGAGCTTGAAAAATGGCGCAAGCAGCACCCCCGCCCCGCCCACGATGAAGAACGCCACGCGCCAGTTCATCGAGGCGGCGATCAGCCCGCCGAACAGAATGCCAAGCGCCGAGCCCACGGGAATGCCGAATGAGTACGCCGCGAGCGCGCGCGCGCGCTGCGCCTTGGGGAAGTAGTCGCTCACCAATGAATAGGCCGGCGCCACGCCCCCGGCTTCGCCGAAGCCCACGCCCACGCGCGCGAGGAAGAGCGACCAGAAGCCGCTCGCGAGGCCGCAGGCCATCGTGAACGCGCTCCAGAGGGCGAGCGCCGCGGTCATGATCCACGTGCGGCTCATGCGATCGGCGAGCCACGCGATGGGGACGGCGAGCGTGGAGTAGAGCATCGCGAAGGCGAGCCCGCCCATCAGGCCGAGCTGGGTGTCCGTGAGCCCGAGCTCCTTCTTGATCGGCTCCTTCAGGATCCCCAGGATCTGCCGATCGAGGAAGTTGAACGTGTACGCGAGCACGAGCATCGCGAGCACGACGTAGCGATAGCGGGCGTCGCGCGGCGCAGGGTCCAACGCCTCGCGTTCGGGGGCAGCGGGAAGCGGAGCGGGCATCCGTGCAATGTGCATCGCGGTGCGCGTGCGCACAGGACCACCCGCCCCTGCCAATGCTGCCAATATCGGGCAGCCGCGGTAGCTTGGGAGATGGCCCTGCCCCACCTCCTTGTCATCGATGCGCAGTCGCTGGCCGCGCGCGCCGCGCACGTCGCCAACGGCGACCCCGAGGCCGGCGTGCGCCTCTGGTGTCAGATGGCCCGTGGCGCGGCGCAGGATCTGGGCGCGACGCACCTCGCGGCGGCGTGGGATCACGAGGGGCCGACCTTCCGCCATGCGCTGTTCGCGGGCTACAAGCAGCGCCGCACCGGCGAAACGCGCTCACGCGTCGCGCCGATTCGCGCCGCGCTCGAGCAGACCGGGCTCCTGAGTCTGAGCGTCGCGGGGTTCGAGGGCGATGATGTCGTCGCGTCGATCATGGCGCGCTATCGCGCGGATCTCGCGGTGACGTTGCTCTCGAACGACTCCGACCTGCTGCAGTTTCTGAGCGACGGGGTGGCGGTGGTGAGCTACGTGGGGATGGGCAAAGGGACCGACGGCACGCGCGTCCGCCGCTGGCAGCCCACCGATGTGCAGGAGCGCTTCGGCGTGACGCCAGCGCAGCTTGCCGACTTCAAGGCGCTCGCCGGTGAGACGGGCGACGATATCCCGGGCGTGCCGCGCATCGGCAAGGACACCGCGGCCAAGCTGCTGCGCCGCTGGCAGAGTCTTGAAGGCGCGCTCGAGGCCAGCGAGTTCGTGAGTCATCGCGACGAAACCGCCAAGCTCGCGGGGCAGCATGATCACGCGCGCCTGATGCGATCCCTCACGACGATTCGCACCGACGTGCCGCTGCCGGTGTTTGCGCTCGAGGCGTGCGCGCTCGAGGTCATTGCGTGGCCCGGCGCCACTCGATCGTCGGGCACAGCAAGGCACGTCGAGGCCGGCCCCGGACTTGAGCAGGTCCCGTGGCCTGAGTAGACCATGTTGTCGCCACGGAGCACACGGAAACGCACCGTTCCCTCCGCGCGCGTTGATGGAACCGTGCGTTTCCGCGAAATCCGTGGCCAAAGTCGATGCACGTCAAACAAAAACGCCCCGGCCAGCGAGCTGACCGGAGCGTTGAAGAGCCACAGATCGGGATTGAACCGATGACCGCCCGATTACGAATCGGGTGCTCTACCACTGAGCTACTGTGGCGACGTGCGCGGAGCAAACTAACACGCTCCGGGACCATCGTGTACTGCGAAAACACCTGCATGCTCTGGCGCGGACTCGAACCGCGACGCCTTGCGGCACCGCCCCCTCAAGACGGCGTGTCTACCAATTTCACCACCAGAGCGAGGGGTCCCGGCTTGCACCAGGAACCTGCAACCAACACCTGCGAGCCGTACTACTGACGGGAGCGACGGGGCTCGAACCCGCGACCTCTCGAGTGACAGTCGAGTGCTCTAACCAAACTGAGCTACGCCCCCCAACCACACCTGCACCTGCAACCTGCTAGTAGCTCCAACGGGAATCGAACCCGTCTCTCGACCTTGAAAGGGTCGCGTCCTAACCGATAGACGATGGAGCCGTTTTCCCGTTGTGACTACCTACATAGCGGTAACGGGATTCGAACCCGTGTTCCAGCCTTGAGAGGGCTGTGTCCTAGTCCCCTAGACGATACCGCCAAGATCCAACAGGCCCGGAGGGAATCGAACCCCCAACCGCCGGTTTTGGAGACCGGTGCTCTACCAATTGAGCTACGGACCTCCAGAGATCTTTGCAGATCTCCGAGTGACTCAGGGTGACCGACGGGAATCGAACCCGCAACCCCCGGAACCACAATCCGGTGCTCTAACCGATTGAGCTACGGCCACCATGATCTCCGGAAATTCCAACGGAGACACCCATGGTAACCAGTCGGCCTTCGAACTTCAAGCGGGGGCGGACTCGACATTTTCCGTCGAGTCCGCCCGCGTCGCTCAGTCCTTCGCGCGATCGAGGTACTCGCCCGTCGTCGGGTTCACGCGAATGCGCGTCCCCTGCTCGATGAATTCCGGCACGTTCACCACCACGCCGTTCTCGAGCTTCGCCGGCTTCGACGACGCCGTCTTGGTGGCGCCACGCACGACCGGCGCCGTGTCCACGATCTCGAACACGAGCGAGTTCGGCAGCTCGATCCCGATCGGCCGCCCGTTGTACCACTCGGCCAGGATCTTCATCCCCGGCTGCATCCACGGCGCCGAATCACCGAGCGTCTCCTCGTCCAGCTCGAGCTGGTCGTAGTTCTCGATGTTCATGAAGTGGTACGTGTCGCCGCCCTGGTAGAGGAACTCCAGTTCGTGCGTTTCCATGTCCGCCTTCGTGATCGTGTCGGCGGCGCGGAAGCGATGCTCGAAGCTCGACCCGGTGCGAAGGTTCTTGAGCTTCGCCTGCACCATCGCGCGCAGGTTGCCCGGCGTGTGGTGACGGAACTCCAGCACGCGGCACGGATCGCCTTCGAAGACGAGCACCATGCCGCGACGGATCTGCGTTGCGGTGACGGCCATATAGTCAGACCTGCGAACAGGGAAACAGACGGGAGCCAGCGCCCATCGGTGTGGCACACCAACGGCAGCCGGATTCGGTACAGCCTCGAAAAATAGACGAGCTAAGCCGTGAAGGGAAGGCCATTTACCGCCCCCCGCCCGGGTCGGGACGGCCGGCCAGATCCCCCGCGAGATCCCGAGCTAGATCCCGAGCTTCCGCCGGAACTCCTGCCCGCTGGGCGGCCGCGCCGGCGTCTTCGGGTCGCGGCGCTCGGCCCCGACCTTCACGTCGAGCATCCGGCGGTCCGGCGCAAAGGCCGGCGGCGACACCCGGGTCGTCTCCGCCCGCTCGCCGTAGTGCTTGGCCAGGCCGAGCGCGATCCCTTCGAACGCCGCCAGCATCTCGGCCGGTCCCTCGAACCGGATGCGCATCGTGTCGAGGTCGATCAGCTCGACGTCGAACTCCGCATACGGAATGCCGGGGATCAGCGTGTCGAGCACCGTCGGTGCCAACCGCGTGATCTGCATCAGCACGGTGCGCGCCGACGTATGCCCCTTGAGCAGCGCGCCGTACTCCTTGAGGACCAGCGGCACGAGCTGCATCGCCACGAACTGGTAGACCTCGTGCACCGGCCGACGCCGCACATCGGCGATCGCTTCCACGAACGCCATGACCCGCCCCGGCGCCCCGGGGAGGCGCCCCACGTCATTCAGGTGCTCGGTCGACGCCGCGCGAACGGCCGCCAGCTCACGAGGGCCGAACTCCGCCTGCACCAGGTCTTCCAGCAGCACGAGGATGGAACGCATGGCGAGAACCTAATGCGTTCCGGCAGGCGCCGCCCACGAGGCGATCGCGGCTTGCAGCGGCCCCCACAGCGTGGCGGCGACGAGCCGTGATCCTTCCGGGTTGGGATGGATACCGTCCGCCTGGTTGAGCCGCGCGACGCCCGCCACGCCATCGAGGAGAAAGGGCCACAGGGGCACCTTCGTCTCCTGCGCCGCCCGCGCGTAGACGGCGTGAAAGCGCGTGGTGTAGGCGCGGCCGAGATTGGTGGGCGCCTCCATCTGCACGAGCGCGATCGCCGCCTCGGGGCGCTGCGCCCGCACGATGCCAATCAGCTTGATGAGGTTCGCGTAGGTCGAATCGGGATCGACGCCGCGCAGCCCGTCATTCGCGCCCACCTCGAGCACCACCAGACGCGCCGGCTGGTCGAGCACCCACGAGGCGCGGCGCACCGCGCCCGCCGAGGTTTCGCCGCTGAGCCCCGCATTCACGATGCGCACCGCGTACCCTGCCGAATCGGCCTTGGCCTGCAGCAGGGCGGGATAGGCCTGGGCCGGATCGAGCCCGAGTCCGGCCGTCAGGCTCGTCCCGAGGAGCACGACCCGGGGAACTCCCGCTGCGGCCGGACTTCCCGTTGATTGCGGATCGCGCGCCGCCGCCGAGGCGCCGACCGCTCCCGATGGAGCGCGTCCGGAATCCTTTCCCGACGCGCTGCCGTTGGAGGAGCGATCGGCGGCGTTGGCCCCGCAGGCGGCCAACCCGCCCAGCAGCATGGCCGCCAGCGCCCGAACGCCCCGAAATCTGACCCGCACCCGACTCTGCATGCTTGTTGCCCGTGGATTGACCAAGGAATACCTGAGCGGCACCCAGCGCCTGACGGTGCTGCGCGACGTGTCCTTCGACGTCCCGGCCGGCGCCTTCGTGTCCATTGTCGGACCCTCGGGCAGCGGAAAGACGACCCTGCTCGGCCTGCTGGCCGGACTCGATACCCCGAGCGCGGGGTCGGTGTCCCTCGATGGCGTGGATTTCTCGCGCCTCGACGAAGATGCCCGGGCCCGGCTGCGCGGTGAGAAAGTTGGGTTTGTCTTCCAGAGCTTTCAATTGATCCCCACGCTCACCGCGCTCGAGAATGTACAGGTTCCCCTCGAGTTGAGTGGGGCCGCGAGCACCACCGAGGCCGCCGTGCGCGCGAAAGAGCTGCTCACGCGCGTCGGTCTGGCGGATCGGACGCATCACTTTCCCCAGCAGCTGTCCGGCGGCGAGCAGCAACGGGTGGCGCTCGCGCGTGCGTTCGTGAACGAGCCGCGCATTCTCTTCGCCGATGAGCCCACCGGCAACCTCGATGGCACGACCGGTGAGCGCATCGTGGAGCTGCTGCAATCGCTCAACCGCGAGCGCGGCTGCACGATCGTGCTCGTCACGCACGACCCGAGCCTCGCCGCGCGCACGCAGCGTACCATCCGCCTGCGCGATGGCGTGATCGTGGAAGACATCCGGCACGACGCATGACGACTCAGGCCCTGCTCCGCCTGGCCTGGCGCGAAAGCCGTACGGCGCGCCGGCGGCTGGCGCTCTACATGTCGTCCATCGCGTTCGGTGTCGCTGCACTGGTTGCCATCGACTCGTTCGCCGGCAATGTCACGCGCTCCATTCGCGAGCAGTCGCGAACGCTGCTTGGCGGCGATCTCGCCCTGTCGTCACGGGCGGTGATGCCGGCCGTGGTGGACACGGTGCTCGACTCATTGGCCACCCAGCAGGTGCGCACTGCGCGCGTGACCACGTTTGCCTCGATGGCGCTCGCCGAACCGTCGGGCGGAACGCGGCTCGTGCAGGTGCGTGCCGTCTCGCCGGGCTACCCGTTCTACGGCGCCATTGAAACGGTCCCCAGTGGTGCCTGGGCCCGCGTGCACGCCGACACGGTGGTGTTCGTCGATGCGTCCCTGCTGGTGGCGCTGGACGCGAAGGTGGGCGACGTCCTGCGGCTGGGGCAGCAGGCATTCACGATTGGCGGCACGCTGGGCAATGTGCCGGGCGATGCCGGTATCGCCTCGGTAATCGGGCCGCGGGTGTACGTCTCGGATCGGTGGATCGAGCGCACCGGGCTGCTGCGCTTCGGCAGTCGTGCGGAATACGAAGTGGTGATGCAGCTGCCGCCGGCGCTCGCCGAGCGCGCGCGCGCCCGCACGCTCAAGTACGCCCTCTGGAAGCGCGTCGATCCGGAGTCGTTCGCGCGGGACTCCGTGCGGCGCGCCCGTGACGGCGACCGACGCAATCCCGGCGGCGGCGACGACGAACCCGACACCACGGCCGCCAATGATCGCGCCACCACGACCGCCGTGGCGGCGGTCGGGCGCCCGAACGATTCCACGCCCACCGCGGGATCGCCCACGGCGGACAGCACCGCCGTCGCGGCCCGCCCGGCGGCGCCCGCTGCACTCGCCGCGCCGCGCGCGCGCATCAGCGTGCGCACGGTGGCCGACACCGAGCGCGACTTCACGCAGGCCGTCGCGCAGCTCGCCGACTTTCTCAGCATCATCGGGCTGATCGCCCTGCTCCTGGGCGGCATCGGCGTCGCGTCGGGCGTCAACGCCTTTGTCAGCGCCAAGATCGACACCGTGGCCGTCCTGCGCTGCCTCGGCGCCACGAGCGGCCAGGTGCTGGCGCTCTATCTCGTGCAGGCGGTGGCGATGGGGCTGCTCGGTGCGACCGCCGGTGCCGTGCTCGGCGTTGGCGTGCAGTTCCTGCTACCGCGCGTGATGGGCGACTTCCTGCCCGTGGACGTCACCATCGCGCTCGAACCGCTCCCGCTGCTGCTTGGGCTCGCGACGGGCGTATGGGTGGCGCTCGTCTTCGCGCTCCGCCCGTTGCTGGCGCTCCGGCGCGTGTCGCCGCTTCAGGCCATTCGTCGCAACGCCGACCCGGCCGCGCTCCCGAGTGAGTGGCGTGATCCGGCGCGGCTGACCGTGGATGTGCTGCTCGTGGCCAGCATCCTCGGCATCGTCCTCTCGCGCGTGGAAGGGTGGCGCAACGGACTGGCGATGGCCGGCGGTATTCTTGGCGTGGTGGTCGTACTGTGGTTGGCCGCGACGGCGCTGATTGCGGTCGCGCGCCGCAGTCCGCGACCGAGCTGGCCGTTTCCGCTCCGCCAGGGCGTGGCCAATCTGCATCGTCCGGCCAATCAGACGCGCGCCGTGACGCTGGCCCTGGGCTTCGGCGCCTTTCTGCTCAGCACTGTCTACCTCGTGCAGGCCAACCTGCTGCGCCGCGTGCAGACCACCGCCGAAGCCAGCGCTGGCAATCTGCTGTTCTTCGACGTGCAGGATGATCAGGCGGCGCCACTCGATTCGCTGCTGCGGGCGCGCCAGCATCCCATCGTGCAGCAGACGCCGATCGTCACGATGCGCGTGGAGTCGATCAACAACCGCTCGGTCTCGGCGCTCACGGCCGATACGACGGTCCGCCGTGCCGGCTGGACGTTGCGTCGCGAGTATCGCTCGACCTATCGCGACTCCCTACAGGGGTCGGAGACGCTGGTTCAGGGGAAGTGGTTCCCATCCGCCGCGGAGCGTGAGAAAAACCGCGCGGCGAATCCCGACGCCCCCTTCCTCGTGTCCCTCGAGCAGGCGGTGGCGCGCGACATGGCCGTCACGATCGGCGATACGATCACCTGGAACGTGCAGGGCGTGCCCGTGCGCACCGTCGTGCACAACATCCGCACGGTGAACTTCGCGCGCTTCGAAGCAAACTTCTTCGTGGTGTTCGAACCGGCCGCGCTCAAGCGCGCCCCGCAGCAGTTCGTGATCGTGTCGAACGTGCCGGCGGGCACGGCGATGGCCGAGGTGCAGCGCGATGTGGTGCGCCGCTTCCCGAACGTGTCGAGTCTCGACCTCACGCTGGTGCGTCAGACCATTGGATCGATCGTGGACCGGGTGACGCTCGCGATTCGTTTCCTCGGCATCTTCTCACTCGCCATGGGCGTTCCGGTGCTCTTCAGCGCGGTGGCCGCTACGCGCCGCGCCCGCTTGCGTGAAGGGGTCCTGCTGCGCACGCTGGGCGCCACGCGGCGTCAGGTCGCGCGCGTGTTGCTCGCGGAGTACGGCGCCCTCGGCGCCCTCGGCGCGCTCACCGGGATGGTGCTCAGCTTCGGCAGCGCCTGGGCCATCACGCGGTTCGTCTTCGACGACGCCTTCGATCCGGCGATCGGGCCGACGGTGCTGATTGCGGCCGGGCTGCTGCTCCTCACGATGACGATCGGCGTGCTGACGAGCCGTGACGTCTATCGGGAAACGCCGATGATGGCGATCCGCGAGCCGGGATAACCGGCTCGCGTACGCGTTGGCGTACGCGTTGGCGTGCGCGACGTCAGCGCGGGATTACGCCACCGGCGACGGCCGCGCCGTTCTTGACCGCCACCCAGACGCGCGTGCCGGTGACCCCGCGCAGTTCGGCGGGGAGCGGCACGCGCTTGGTGCCGGAGCCATCGGTCAGCCGCAACGTGCCGCCTTCTTCGAGCAGACCATCAAAGGCCGGGGCGCCGTGCGCCGCGCGCACCACGTAATCGTTGACCACCACATCGCGTGGCGTGATCTGCACACCATGCACGACGATTTCGGCGCCGGCGAGACGCGACAGTCCGGTCGTGGCCATGCCACTGAGCGCGATGGTCTGCTCACCAGCCTTGAGGACGACCTGCCGCGCCGGCTCGGTCCCGATCATCGTCAGCACGCCGCGCACGGAATCGCCGCGCGCGCGACCCGTGTTGCCCCCCGCCAGCTGCGCCGCGATGGCACGAGCCATCGAATCACCGCGCGCCTGCGCGCGCCGCGACATCTCATTGCCGGCGTCGGTGCCAAGATTGCCGTCCCGGCCCGGCACCACCAGGGTGCCGTCACCGGTGCCGCTCGCCGAGGAATCCGCCAACCGCGGGAGCGAATCGAACACCACCGGCGGCTTGCCCGCGTTGGCGATCAGCGAATCGGCGCGTGTCGCGAGCGTGTCCAGGCCGGCCACATCGCCCTTGATGGTGACGCCATCGCCTTCACTCGCGCCGCACGCGCTGAGCAGCGCCGTCGTGGTCAGCAGGACCGCGGCCACCCGCACCGCACGGAGTCGGGGGATCATGAAGGGGCGCATACGTTGCCAACCTAGGACAATTCCAGAACCCGTCAACCAGTCACAGCATGGGAATACCGCGCCGTGCCCGTCTCGGCGTCAGGCGCGCCGGATCTCCCGATCGATCATATTGCCTCACCAGTCGCACACGGGGCATGCTGGGCGTGTGTCGGACAATCCGACCGGTTCACCGGAATCCAAGCAGTCCCGGCCGCTGGCTGGCATCGCGGGTGTGACGCCGGGTGCACAGTCGTCACACCACGGGCACAACGCGTTCAAACGGGTGACCTCCCATTCCACGGGGCGTCAACCATGGCATGGCTGATACGGGTACAGAGACGGGCATGGTTCTCGACGGCGATTCGCAGGCGCTGAGCGCCTGGGCGCACGACAACGATCGCGGGCTGGCGCTCGCGGCCGATGGCGCGTGGGCGGATGCGGCCGCAGCCTTTCAGGCGGCGGCCGACGCGCTGGCGCAGGATCTGCCGCTCCGCCCCGCCACGCATGAGCCGCTCGCGCTGGTGCTCGGCAACCTCGCCCACGCCTGCTTCAAGGCGGGGCGTACCGACGAGGCGCTCCAGCACGCGCAGCGGACCTGTGCGCTCCGCGTCGCCATTGCCGGTGAAGATGGCATGCCCGTCGCCCGCGCCCGCATGGATCTCGCCGTGATGCTGGCCTCCTGCGGCCGCGGCGAGGAGGCGATGACGCTGGTGCAGCGCGCCATCGCCACCATCGAGCACCGCGTGGGCGACGAAGATGCACGCCTGGCCATCGTGCTCGAGAACGCGGCGCGCATCGCGCTCGCGTTGGGCTCGCCGTCCAACGCCGAGCCGTTGCTGCTGCGCCTGCATGCGCTGTTGCACGCCCACGAGCTCTCCACCGGCCGCGCCGACAAGCTGCTGGCGAAAGTGGCCGAAGTGCGCGAGCAGCAGCGGGTGGCGCCACGTACGCGCACGCCCGCACCACGCCTGGCGACCCCGACCAGCGGCGCCATGTTGCAGCGCGTGGCGGAAACCATTGAGCTCCGCCGCCTGACGCTCGACGATCTCGAGCCGCTCGACGAACCCACGCCGCCCTCGGTGATCGCCTTCGAGACGCCGGGGTCGTCCGACGCGCTCGATGTCCGCGAGTATGCGCACGCGAGCATC
This genomic interval carries:
- a CDS encoding metallophosphoesterase, which translates into the protein MRSLPLSVAIAAILLPCSATAQGVAPRDSVIAIAKPTRPLPPEAQSAGVTRFSFIAYGDTRGRRDGQAEQYEHSLVVDEMLRAITRLEKGPDLVRFVLQSGDAVVNGRDPKQWNVSFVSLINRITTAGGVPYYLAPGNHDVTAAGDLENPGRKEGLANYLRAVGGLIPADGNVRRLRGYPTYAFGYGNTFVIAFDSNIAEDTVQFGWVQQQLEGLDRKRYTNVVVFSHHPAFSSGPHGGSIVERPTAAVRARYMPLFRKHKVRLLLTGHEHLFEHWVERYRDASGAPQRMDHIVSGGGGAPLYTYQGEPDTRQYIRDAGADSVRLTHLVKPGMQAGDNPYHFLIVHVDGTRLSFDVVGVDWGRDWQPYRSARVVLSDTTTR
- a CDS encoding MFS transporter yields the protein MPAPLPAAPEREALDPAPRDARYRYVVLAMLVLAYTFNFLDRQILGILKEPIKKELGLTDTQLGLMGGLAFAMLYSTLAVPIAWLADRMSRTWIMTAALALWSAFTMACGLASGFWSLFLARVGVGFGEAGGVAPAYSLVSDYFPKAQRARALAAYSFGIPVGSALGILFGGLIAASMNWRVAFFIVGGAGVLLAPFFKLVVKDPPRGGLDGAVSTAPAPSLASVMATVFPKPTFWLLALGAACSSICGYGVAFWLPSFFIRSLGLTLTQTSWYYGAITLVGGVVGIWLGGAFADRFARRTRAAYALTPAVCFLVALPFAYAAMNTTSLVWAFALFLVPTGLNLAWLGPVLGAVQHLAPASMRTTVNSLFLLINNLLGIAVGLWIFGFLSDRLAPQYGAESMRYALYYGAGFYVMASVLLFLASRRLNRDWVEG
- the efp gene encoding elongation factor P codes for the protein MAVTATQIRRGMVLVFEGDPCRVLEFRHHTPGNLRAMVQAKLKNLRTGSSFEHRFRAADTITKADMETHELEFLYQGGDTYHFMNIENYDQLELDEETLGDSAPWMQPGMKILAEWYNGRPIGIELPNSLVFEIVDTAPVVRGATKTASSKPAKLENGVVVNVPEFIEQGTRIRVNPTTGEYLDRAKD
- a CDS encoding arylesterase, which translates into the protein MLLGTSLTAGLGLDPAQAYPALLQAKADSAGYAVRIVNAGLSGETSAGAVRRASWVLDQPARLVVLEVGANDGLRGVDPDSTYANLIKLIGIVRAQRPEAAIALVQMEAPTNLGRAYTTRFHAVYARAAQETKVPLWPFLLDGVAGVARLNQADGIHPNPEGSRLVAATLWGPLQAAIASWAAPAGTH
- a CDS encoding ABC transporter ATP-binding protein — protein: MAASARTPRNLTRTRLCMLVARGLTKEYLSGTQRLTVLRDVSFDVPAGAFVSIVGPSGSGKTTLLGLLAGLDTPSAGSVSLDGVDFSRLDEDARARLRGEKVGFVFQSFQLIPTLTALENVQVPLELSGAASTTEAAVRAKELLTRVGLADRTHHFPQQLSGGEQQRVALARAFVNEPRILFADEPTGNLDGTTGERIVELLQSLNRERGCTIVLVTHDPSLAARTQRTIRLRDGVIVEDIRHDA